Proteins encoded in a region of the Pseudomonadota bacterium genome:
- a CDS encoding pyridoxamine 5'-phosphate oxidase family protein yields the protein MTFQEYIDYIKRNPVGFLATAIGDKPHVRPMTVWLADETGIYFYTSRVKPLVSQLEKNPNIEIAFHQPGTPPDIDSILRISGQIEFVEDMAIRARLYETFSWLKTIGTGRPDSPTIVVFRIPQGQFNYWTWENNVNPGPWVEFP from the coding sequence ATGACATTTCAAGAATATATCGACTATATAAAAAGAAACCCCGTTGGCTTTCTTGCTACGGCAATCGGGGATAAACCGCATGTCCGTCCGATGACTGTCTGGCTTGCTGATGAAACGGGGATTTATTTCTACACGTCTCGGGTCAAACCCCTTGTATCACAGCTTGAAAAGAACCCCAACATTGAAATCGCCTTCCACCAGCCTGGTACACCACCGGACATCGACTCTATCTTAAGAATCTCGGGCCAGATAGAGTTCGTGGAAGATATGGCAATCCGTGCCCGTCTCTACGAAACCTTTTCCTGGCTGAAAACGATTGGAACCGGAAGACCGGACAGCCCGACCATTGTCGTGTTCAGAATCCCGCAGGGGCAGTTCAACTATTGGACATGGGAAAATAACGTCAATCCCGGGCCCTGGGTTGAGTTTCCGTAA
- a CDS encoding tetratricopeptide repeat protein, whose protein sequence is MRKLVSACLLLIAILSGCITNVTNTYRPGWDYYREGEVEKAVQHFQGTYTALCKIYSETGQYEKAVKSCEEALQKWQPIRRTDYKDINELLEDGLFFEGKAVWVGRLSDAYEHTGQIGRAIEVMKQWVTADNPNDSGGFAKLSALYIANKQYDEAITAAKRAIELKPDNANAYNDLGIAYSHKKQFDEALNAHQKAIEIEPKNATLYTNIGNLFLQREDYSRAADNYKKAAVLTPNDTRPLFALANTYRQMGRYDEAIEAANKAVALMTITGVGLGIAIKGDYPVVQRQIVGESGLIEGPAKRAGIEAGDKIIKINGQSTKGWDLDKVIQNVKGSEGTQVVLTIERKNFDKPIEKTIIRETIIFKGAAPLFGLRSLAYREKGNLEYAFKDAEKAYSLDPNDRWAKSAMSIAYIDKGQYN, encoded by the coding sequence ATGAGAAAATTGGTTTCAGCATGCTTGCTATTGATTGCTATTTTGTCCGGTTGCATAACCAATGTAACCAATACTTACAGGCCGGGATGGGATTATTACCGTGAAGGTGAGGTTGAAAAGGCTGTACAACATTTTCAGGGAACTTACACCGCCCTATGCAAAATCTATTCGGAAACCGGGCAGTATGAGAAGGCTGTGAAAAGTTGTGAAGAAGCCTTACAAAAGTGGCAGCCCATTCGACGTACGGATTATAAGGATATAAACGAGCTTCTTGAAGATGGTTTGTTTTTTGAGGGTAAAGCTGTATGGGTCGGGCGGTTGTCTGACGCCTATGAGCACACAGGGCAAATTGGGCGCGCCATAGAGGTCATGAAACAGTGGGTAACAGCGGATAATCCAAATGATTCCGGCGGTTTTGCAAAGCTATCGGCCCTATACATAGCAAACAAACAATATGACGAAGCAATAACAGCGGCCAAGAGGGCGATAGAGCTTAAGCCTGATAATGCTAACGCTTACAACGATCTCGGCATAGCGTATTCACATAAAAAACAGTTTGACGAGGCATTAAATGCTCACCAAAAAGCCATTGAGATAGAACCAAAAAATGCAACTCTTTACACTAATATTGGCAATTTATTTCTTCAGAGGGAAGATTATAGCAGGGCGGCAGACAATTATAAAAAGGCAGCAGTACTGACTCCGAATGACACGAGACCCCTGTTTGCCCTTGCAAACACATACAGACAGATGGGCAGATACGATGAAGCTATTGAGGCAGCAAACAAGGCAGTTGCATTGATGACTATAACCGGAGTGGGATTGGGAATCGCAATTAAGGGAGATTACCCCGTTGTGCAAAGACAAATAGTCGGTGAATCGGGGCTAATAGAAGGACCCGCTAAAAGAGCAGGCATAGAAGCCGGTGATAAAATAATCAAGATCAACGGGCAATCAACAAAAGGGTGGGATTTAGATAAGGTTATCCAAAATGTAAAAGGCTCAGAAGGAACACAGGTTGTCCTTACAATCGAAAGAAAAAACTTTGATAAGCCTATAGAAAAGACAATCATAAGGGAAACTATTATCTTTAAAGGCGCAGCTCCGCTTTTCGGTCTAAGAAGCCTTGCCTACAGAGAAAAAGGCAATCTTGAATATGCCTTTAAAGATGCCGAAAAGGCATATTCCCTTGATCCGAATGACAGGTGGGCAAAGAGCGCTATGAGTATCGCGTATATTGATAAAGGTCAATATAACG